The following DNA comes from Methanothermus fervidus DSM 2088.
GCCAGAAGTTTTGACAGCACCATCACAAAGGTCTAAGTTAAATATTAAACGTGATAAAAAAAAGATATTATTTAAAATAATTGCAGAAGATTCACATGCATATAGAGCATCTTTAAATTCTATTTTACGTTGGGTTATAATTTCTCTAGATATTCTTAAATTAATGAAAAGAGGTGATATATAATGGAACAACTTCCAAAAAGTGTGCAACATCAAATAGCTCAATTTCAGCAATTACAACAACAAGCTCAGGCTATAACTGTCCAAAGACAAAGTATAGAGATGCAAATAAAAGAAGCTGAGAGAGCATTAGATGAATTAAATAAAGTTAAAGAAGATGCTGAAATTTATAAGTCTGT
Coding sequences within:
- a CDS encoding Protein of unknown function DUF2144 (COGs: COG2892 conserved hypothetical protein~InterPro IPR018675~KEGG: msi:Msm_1633 hypothetical protein~PFAM: Protein of unknown function DUF2144~SPTR: B9ADL5 Putative uncharacterized protein~PFAM: Transcription factor Pcc1); this translates as MGLESIISDIEISLNLEKDAEIVYKSIKPEVLTAPSQRSKLNIKRDKKKILFKIIAEDSHAYRASLNSILRWVIISLDILKLMKRGDI